The Gracilimonas sp. genome includes a region encoding these proteins:
- a CDS encoding T9SS type A sorting domain-containing protein, with the protein MKKTQYSLLTLFALLFSVSSLFAQDPIPISEAREQAEGTTVTVSGHVTVTDEFSGPVYFQDETGAIAWFDYDNMREEFTLDVQRGDSIVVTGEIGFFNDLLQVVNATSWEFFPDSTHKTTPVEISVEEMNSGDFESQLVSMIVDIDHTGSLQGNTNYDISDNTGTGELRIDRFTNLVGAEAPEGVTTIVGVVGRFRDTFQLLPRDTEDLNADPFEYPGEEVSKDQTFEVATWNINWFGSASNGPDDEAEQMANVATVITEVDADLYAFQEISNTAAFADLIAGLEGYGGFMADFSQTQKTAFVFKRTTIDSLDSGMITSGMTQSNWANGRYPLFFRFNATVEGETREIYAFNIHAKAFDDFNSYDQRENASAELKQYLDSEREADNVIFLGDYNDTIEGSITSGQDSPYDNFDQDQEYTIITKSLEERGFASQASGSFIDHITITSELTDEYIVATERVENTTYIGSYLSSTSDHYPIWTRFQFTTLVSNEDELHDRPVNFSLEQNYPNPFNPTTQISYRLAESDFVQLEVFDVMGRKVATLVRENQSAGEKIVSFDASNLSSGVYIYRLSTAGGKQLTRKMMLIK; encoded by the coding sequence ATGAAGAAAACTCAGTATTCGCTTTTAACTCTTTTTGCTCTTCTTTTTTCAGTAAGCTCTCTTTTTGCCCAAGATCCCATTCCGATTTCTGAAGCCCGTGAGCAGGCCGAAGGAACTACCGTAACCGTTTCGGGGCATGTGACGGTAACCGATGAATTTTCAGGACCCGTTTATTTTCAGGATGAAACCGGGGCCATTGCCTGGTTTGATTATGACAACATGCGGGAAGAATTTACGCTGGACGTACAGCGGGGAGATTCCATTGTTGTAACGGGTGAGATTGGTTTTTTTAATGATCTGTTACAGGTGGTAAATGCCACTTCCTGGGAGTTTTTCCCCGACTCTACTCATAAAACCACTCCTGTGGAAATTTCCGTTGAAGAAATGAATTCCGGTGACTTTGAAAGTCAGCTGGTTTCCATGATTGTGGATATTGATCACACCGGGTCTTTACAAGGGAACACGAATTACGACATTTCCGATAATACCGGAACCGGGGAGCTGCGTATCGACCGTTTTACCAATCTGGTTGGAGCCGAGGCGCCTGAAGGCGTTACCACCATTGTGGGTGTTGTAGGAAGGTTCAGAGACACATTTCAGTTGTTGCCACGCGATACCGAAGATTTAAATGCAGATCCGTTTGAATATCCCGGGGAAGAGGTTTCCAAAGACCAGACTTTTGAAGTAGCAACCTGGAATATTAATTGGTTTGGGTCGGCCAGTAACGGCCCTGATGATGAAGCCGAGCAAATGGCGAATGTAGCAACGGTGATTACCGAGGTGGACGCCGATTTATACGCCTTCCAGGAAATCTCAAATACGGCTGCCTTTGCGGACCTGATTGCCGGGTTGGAAGGTTATGGTGGTTTTATGGCAGATTTCTCCCAAACCCAAAAAACAGCCTTTGTTTTTAAGCGTACCACTATTGACTCGCTCGATTCGGGAATGATTACCTCCGGGATGACACAATCGAACTGGGCAAATGGCCGCTATCCATTATTCTTCCGGTTCAATGCTACTGTAGAAGGAGAAACACGGGAGATTTATGCTTTCAATATTCACGCAAAAGCATTTGATGATTTCAATTCCTATGACCAGAGAGAAAATGCTTCAGCCGAACTTAAGCAATACCTGGACAGTGAAAGAGAAGCCGATAATGTTATCTTTTTAGGTGATTACAATGATACTATTGAGGGATCTATTACATCGGGTCAGGACTCACCCTATGATAATTTTGATCAGGATCAAGAATATACCATCATTACCAAAAGTCTTGAAGAACGAGGATTTGCTTCCCAGGCATCCGGCTCTTTCATCGACCATATAACAATTACCTCAGAACTTACGGATGAATATATCGTGGCAACTGAGCGGGTAGAAAACACCACGTACATTGGAAGTTACCTGAGTTCCACATCTGATCATTATCCAATCTGGACACGCTTTCAGTTTACAACGCTGGTGAGCAATGAGGATGAGTTACACGATCGGCCTGTAAACTTCTCACTGGAGCAGAACTACCCGAACCCGTTTAATCCAACTACCCAAATCAGTTATCGCCTGGCCGAAAGCGATTTTGTGCAGTTGGAAGTATTTGATGTAATGGGTAGAAAAGTGGCAACTCTGGTTAGAGAAAATCAGTCGGCAGGAGAAAAAATTGTTAGCTTTGATGCATCCAACCTTTCGAGCGGGGTGTATATTTACAGGTTATCAACCGCGGGTGGCAAGCAGCTTACAAGGAAGATGATGCTTATTAAATAA
- a CDS encoding 6-carboxytetrahydropterin synthase → MTFVTRRAHFNAAHRLHNPDKSEEWNRETFGKCNLPNWHGHNYIIEVTVTGEPDPETGYTIDLGKLKSIIKEKVLDPCDHKNLNLDVDFLQGIIPTTENLVRAFFDELRPDVEAACSKDGKLYKVKLYETERNIAEYCPYRGL, encoded by the coding sequence TTGACGTTTGTAACACGCAGAGCCCATTTTAATGCCGCTCACCGGCTTCATAATCCCGACAAGAGTGAGGAATGGAATCGGGAAACTTTTGGTAAGTGTAACCTTCCAAACTGGCATGGCCATAACTATATAATTGAGGTTACCGTAACCGGTGAGCCTGATCCGGAGACGGGGTACACCATTGATCTTGGTAAATTAAAATCCATTATAAAAGAGAAGGTTCTGGATCCCTGCGATCATAAAAACCTGAACCTGGATGTGGATTTTTTGCAGGGAATCATTCCCACAACAGAAAATCTGGTTCGTGCTTTTTTCGACGAATTGCGCCCCGATGTAGAAGCCGCCTGTTCCAAAGACGGAAAGTTGTACAAGGTTAAGCTGTACGAAACCGAACGAAATATTGCCGAATATTGTCCGTACAGAGGACTATAA
- a CDS encoding class I SAM-dependent methyltransferase codes for MEPKELSEQLKKPTGENGLEVARALNESNQGLYDLAFKLLELKPNQNILEIGFGNGNHFSQYLQIEPELILTGVDYSADMCEEAKARNATLIDEDKLTIHCAETSALPFSNDEFDVIIAHNVIYFLNPPEPHLREIKRVLKPGGIFLIGYRPRHSIEHLEFTRHHFVLYEADELIQLMKTNGFMIADQHTNSYQKSVVDGTSFQVTDACLLVKKKTPSSTTDKGV; via the coding sequence ATGGAACCCAAAGAACTTTCGGAACAACTAAAGAAACCAACCGGCGAGAACGGGCTTGAAGTTGCCAGGGCTTTAAACGAATCGAATCAGGGACTCTACGATCTGGCTTTTAAACTTCTTGAGCTGAAACCCAACCAGAACATACTTGAAATCGGCTTTGGAAATGGAAACCATTTCTCTCAATATCTTCAGATTGAACCTGAGCTAATCCTGACCGGCGTTGATTATTCTGCCGACATGTGTGAAGAAGCCAAAGCTCGCAACGCAACTCTGATTGATGAAGATAAGCTTACCATCCACTGTGCTGAAACATCTGCTCTCCCCTTCAGCAATGACGAATTTGATGTAATTATAGCACATAACGTTATTTATTTCCTCAACCCACCTGAACCACATCTTCGGGAAATTAAGCGGGTACTGAAACCTGGAGGTATCTTCCTGATTGGATACCGGCCCCGGCATAGCATCGAACATCTTGAATTTACCCGGCATCATTTTGTGCTGTATGAGGCAGATGAACTCATCCAACTGATGAAGACCAACGGTTTTATGATTGCAGATCAGCATACCAACAGCTATCAAAAGTCGGTGGTGGATGGGACTTCATTTCAGGTAACTGATGCTTGTCTGCTGGTGAAAAAGAAAACGCCTTCGTCCACTACAGACAAAGGCGTTTAA
- a CDS encoding ATP-binding protein, producing MGTFKRDTSELDNIFDFLKQNWAGYEVDENDQRKIELSVEEIFMNMVRHNPNAEFDIKLIVEKKNRKIILSLSDFEEKPFDITQAKGVDFEEYFRKKKSGGLGIHLVKEIMDDIKFVHRNGISTITITKLI from the coding sequence ATGGGCACTTTCAAACGGGATACGAGTGAATTAGATAATATCTTCGATTTCCTTAAACAAAACTGGGCTGGTTATGAAGTTGACGAAAATGATCAACGAAAGATTGAATTATCTGTTGAAGAAATTTTCATGAACATGGTGCGCCATAACCCGAATGCAGAGTTTGATATTAAACTAATAGTTGAAAAAAAGAATCGTAAGATTATATTAAGCCTGAGTGATTTTGAAGAAAAGCCATTTGATATAACTCAAGCGAAAGGCGTTGACTTTGAGGAATATTTCAGGAAAAAAAAGTCCGGGGGATTGGGTATTCACCTGGTTAAAGAAATTATGGATGATATCAAGTTTGTTCATCGGAACGGGATATCAACCATTACAATCACAAAATTGATTTAG
- a CDS encoding sigma-70 family RNA polymerase sigma factor: MFNWFKKKSASSFTNEEWVEALSPPPEDAAISKLRAYLVRGLKASLYKYVDKNLGDFVEDIAQDSVLKILDKLDTFRGESKFTTWAMKIAVREGYTELRRKRYDDISLHDYVNPKGEKEHAVEIEEKEALPDQIAHESMAVEKVMKVMNEQLTEKQKTVLQYLIIDQIPLTVVADKMDTNRNAIYKLVHDARLKLKNSLELEGIDPEKLLEEM, encoded by the coding sequence ATGTTTAATTGGTTTAAAAAGAAATCAGCTTCTTCTTTTACAAATGAGGAATGGGTTGAAGCGCTGTCTCCGCCGCCGGAAGATGCAGCCATTTCAAAGCTGAGAGCCTACCTGGTGAGGGGATTAAAAGCCTCTCTGTATAAGTACGTTGATAAAAATCTGGGCGATTTTGTGGAAGACATAGCCCAGGATTCCGTTCTGAAAATTCTCGACAAGCTGGATACCTTTCGCGGAGAGAGTAAATTCACAACCTGGGCCATGAAAATAGCAGTGAGAGAAGGCTATACCGAGCTCAGGAGGAAACGATACGATGATATTTCCCTGCATGATTACGTGAATCCAAAAGGAGAGAAAGAGCATGCGGTTGAGATTGAAGAGAAAGAAGCTTTGCCCGATCAAATTGCACACGAGTCGATGGCCGTTGAGAAGGTGATGAAAGTGATGAACGAACAACTCACCGAAAAACAAAAAACGGTGCTTCAGTATTTAATTATAGATCAAATACCGTTAACGGTTGTGGCTGATAAAATGGATACGAACCGAAATGCGATTTATAAGCTGGTACATGATGCTCGTTTGAAGTTGAAAAACAGTCTGGAGCTGGAAGGCATTGATCCGGAAAAACTTTTGGAGGAGATGTAA
- a CDS encoding flavodoxin family protein has product MANPDFSSLKALYINCTLKKSPRESHTRKLIDVSMNIMEKEGVEAECIRLVDHDVAYGVYPDMKEQGAEKDEWPELWEKVKAADILIIGTPIWLGEKSSVATKLIERLYAMSGKQNDKGQYLFYGKAGGCLVTGNEDGIKHCAMGVLYALQHIGYSIPPQADAGWIGEAGPGPSYGDKSEDGPVGFDNEFTQKNTTFMTYNLLHLAKMLKEHGGYPAYGNSRKEWDDGTRWNFENPEYR; this is encoded by the coding sequence ATGGCAAATCCTGATTTTTCCAGCCTGAAGGCCTTATATATAAACTGCACGTTGAAAAAATCACCCAGAGAAAGTCATACCCGAAAGCTGATTGATGTGTCTATGAACATCATGGAGAAAGAGGGGGTGGAAGCTGAATGTATCCGTCTGGTTGATCATGATGTAGCCTATGGTGTGTATCCTGATATGAAAGAGCAGGGAGCAGAGAAAGATGAATGGCCGGAGCTATGGGAAAAGGTGAAGGCTGCAGATATACTAATCATAGGAACACCGATCTGGCTGGGAGAAAAATCATCGGTAGCTACCAAACTTATCGAACGGCTTTATGCTATGAGCGGCAAGCAAAATGACAAAGGGCAGTACCTGTTTTATGGAAAGGCCGGTGGGTGTTTGGTTACCGGAAATGAAGACGGAATAAAGCATTGTGCGATGGGTGTATTATACGCCCTGCAGCATATCGGGTACAGCATTCCCCCACAGGCGGATGCAGGCTGGATCGGGGAAGCCGGTCCCGGACCAAGCTATGGAGATAAAAGTGAAGATGGGCCTGTTGGTTTTGATAACGAGTTTACCCAGAAAAATACCACTTTTATGACCTATAACCTGCTTCATTTGGCAAAAATGCTCAAGGAACACGGCGGGTATCCCGCTTATGGAAACTCGAGAAAAGAGTGGGATGATGGCACTCGGTGGAACTTTGAAAACCCGGAATACCGGTAG
- a CDS encoding STAS domain-containing protein, whose translation MLKIEEVSENELKFIGEFSASQESIASDKLSEHEETLTIDMGELKYISSMGLGVLVKTNHRLNENGHSLRLKNLNSHIKDIFKFTRLDQVFDLID comes from the coding sequence ATGCTGAAGATTGAAGAAGTAAGTGAAAACGAGTTAAAGTTTATTGGTGAGTTTAGTGCAAGTCAGGAAAGCATTGCTTCTGATAAGCTTTCTGAGCATGAAGAGACTTTGACCATAGATATGGGGGAATTAAAATACATTTCAAGCATGGGGTTAGGGGTGTTGGTAAAAACAAACCACAGGCTGAATGAAAACGGGCACTCGCTCAGGTTAAAAAACCTGAACAGCCATATTAAAGATATTTTCAAATTTACCCGCCTTGATCAGGTATTCGATTTAATCGATTAG
- a CDS encoding sigma-70 family RNA polymerase sigma factor, producing MADVGDYDLIKRCLNGDNSAFDLLVKRYERQMYRTAWGIVKNSDTAKDITQTGFLKCWKKLHTYNPDFKFYSWLYRIMVNESLNHLRNKKTHSSLSLYHSSGENPYLKLLKKEENRILAKCIGELPTDYRVVIQLRHFEELSYKEIAGILDIEPKTVKSRLYTARIQLREKLL from the coding sequence ATGGCTGATGTAGGTGACTATGATCTTATCAAACGTTGTCTGAATGGGGACAATAGTGCTTTTGACCTTTTGGTAAAGCGTTATGAGCGCCAGATGTACAGAACAGCATGGGGTATTGTTAAAAACTCAGATACAGCCAAAGATATAACCCAAACTGGATTTCTGAAGTGCTGGAAAAAGCTGCATACCTACAACCCTGATTTTAAATTTTACAGCTGGCTGTATCGAATAATGGTAAATGAGTCTCTTAATCACCTAAGAAACAAAAAAACACATTCCAGCCTGTCACTGTATCATAGCAGCGGGGAAAATCCCTATTTGAAATTATTAAAAAAAGAAGAAAACAGAATTCTGGCGAAATGTATTGGTGAGCTGCCTACAGATTATCGGGTTGTAATCCAATTAAGACATTTCGAAGAACTAAGCTATAAAGAAATTGCGGGTATTTTGGACATAGAACCCAAAACAGTAAAATCGCGATTATACACGGCAAGAATTCAATTGCGCGAAAAACTGCTTTAG
- the folE2 gene encoding GTP cyclohydrolase FolE2: MIKNEIQRFYDPTFTVTDEYKESLPDLQNGPASLIEGANVPIQQVGISNFKLPLKFRRREGEPITLEASVDGYVSLEMDKKGINMSRIMRTFYKFQDKVFHLDRLEEILRAYKDDLESQESFLRVSFNYPLLKDSLRSDMKGYQYYKVSFEGRLDNYNQFQKYMHLDFEYSSACPCSYELSEHARETREVAAIPHSQRSVANVTVALKDEFFVEDLVNICRTALQTETQVMVKREDEQAFAELNGAYQKFVEDAARLLYDELDSYNSIRDFVVRCVHMESLHSHDAVSRICKGLPNGLR; the protein is encoded by the coding sequence ATGATTAAGAATGAAATACAACGATTTTATGACCCTACCTTCACGGTAACGGACGAATACAAAGAATCCCTGCCCGATTTACAAAACGGTCCGGCTTCTTTAATTGAAGGGGCAAATGTCCCAATACAGCAGGTGGGGATTTCCAATTTCAAGCTTCCGCTTAAATTCAGAAGAAGAGAGGGCGAACCTATAACGCTTGAGGCTTCTGTAGATGGTTACGTAAGTCTTGAAATGGATAAGAAAGGGATTAACATGAGTCGGATCATGCGCACCTTTTATAAGTTTCAGGATAAGGTTTTTCATCTCGACCGACTTGAAGAAATTTTACGGGCATACAAAGATGATTTAGAAAGCCAGGAATCATTTTTGAGAGTCAGCTTCAACTATCCGCTGCTCAAAGACAGTCTGCGTTCCGACATGAAAGGGTACCAGTACTACAAGGTTTCCTTTGAGGGACGGCTGGACAACTACAATCAGTTTCAGAAATACATGCACCTCGATTTTGAGTACAGCAGTGCATGCCCGTGCTCGTACGAGTTGTCTGAACATGCTCGTGAAACCCGTGAAGTAGCTGCCATACCTCACAGCCAGCGAAGTGTGGCTAATGTGACGGTAGCGCTGAAGGATGAGTTTTTCGTAGAGGATTTGGTCAATATCTGTCGCACAGCCCTGCAAACCGAAACACAGGTTATGGTGAAAAGGGAAGACGAACAAGCGTTTGCAGAACTGAACGGAGCTTATCAAAAGTTCGTGGAAGATGCAGCTCGTTTGCTTTACGATGAATTGGACAGCTACAACAGTATCCGTGATTTTGTAGTCCGTTGCGTACACATGGAAAGCTTGCACAGCCATGATGCGGTGAGCAGAATTTGTAAAGGACTCCCGAATGGTTTGAGATAA